The window GCCCGAGGACGTCCCGCTGCTCATGCAGCACTTCCTGGACCTCTACTCCGCGAAGGAGCACAAGAGGATCACTGGGTTCACACGGGAGGCGCGGGAGCTTCTGCTCCGGCACGACTGGCGCGAGAACAACGTGCGCGAGCTCGAGAACGAGGTGCGGCGGGGTGTGGCGCTCTGCGCGGACGGCGAGGCCATCGGGCTCGACAAGCTCCGTCCCGAGCTGCGCGAGCGGCACCGCGCCGGACAGACCGGCGAGGCGACGGGCGAGCGCTCCCTCAAGGACGAGGTCGAGACGCTCGAGAAGACGAGGATCCTCGAGGCGCTCACGAGAAGCTCGTGGAACAAGCAGCGCGCGGCAGAGCTCCTCGGGCTGTCTCGCACAGGGCTCCACGCGAAGATGCGGAAGTACGGGATCGGCTGAGCGGCGTAACGCGTATCGAGGACAGCGCTCAAGACCACCGGACCGTCGAGGTTTCGACACACCGTCGGAGCTTCGACGGTCTCGCATTTCACGCTGGGTGAACGAGTTAGGACGCGCCGCTTCCAAGGGCCCTCGATGGCCGTCGCGCCGTCGTCGAATGCGCGCTCACCCGCGTACACCCATCGAGACACGCAGTCGCGTAACGCGTTGTCCTACAGGTAGTTACGGACGATGTCCTCGTGGAG of the Candidatus Effluviviaceae Genus I sp. genome contains:
- a CDS encoding sigma 54-interacting transcriptional regulator, with the translated sequence RVGESLTRTSDARVVSASNKDLSEAVRNGTFRRDLYYRLCAVIVEVPPLRDRPEDVPLLMQHFLDLYSAKEHKRITGFTREARELLLRHDWRENNVRELENEVRRGVALCADGEAIGLDKLRPELRERHRAGQTGEATGERSLKDEVETLEKTRILEALTRSSWNKQRAAELLGLSRTGLHAKMRKYGIG